The Branchiostoma lanceolatum isolate klBraLanc5 chromosome 12, klBraLanc5.hap2, whole genome shotgun sequence DNA segment TGTCTTCACAACATTTCCTAGTCCAAGAAAGAAAAGTTTCAAGTCTTACAAATGGCTCGACAAACATTTTGTCCTTTCCTCTCCTTAGACACGTTAAGCTTACCAGATAAAGCATTGGTTTATATGAGGACAAGAACTACCTCACGCAAAACATTCTTTGAAAATGACGTCGATTCATGATTTGTTGCGGGATTTATGGTGAAAGAGAAACGAGGTCCATGTGTAAAGGATCGTCACCGGGtgacacgcacaactataaaTCATGTTTTTGTACTTCGCTGTCGGAAGGAATTCTCGGTTTCACGGGCGAGTAGGAGACATTGTGCCTCTCGTTTGCAATGTATCTTTCGCCACCAGAACGTAAAGAACTGTCACAGAAAGACGAATGGTAGGGAAGCGCATCTGAAGAAGCTTTTATTGAGGAAATGATGTATAGGAAGCGGTATTTCTAGAATCAATTGTGCATGTGCTATCGCACATATGTAAGGGAAATGCCGCCTACGAAGCTTAGGTGATGGCGTGAAGCTCAACGCAAAAGTATACAAAAGCATAAAGACTATGTACTTACCAGACATGCAGTGTCAAGAACTTTGACCTTATATATCTGCATTTTTTTATTAACAGGACATGTTGACATGACATGTAACAGTACATGGATTTTCGTAAGGACTTCTTTAACTACAAATCACACAAGTAAGATACAAATGAGTCCGAACCTAcgcacaaagtacatgtatatgactgtcAACATGTGGAGTTCAAATACCGCCTACAGCTATAGTTTCTGACATCTAGACATTCTATAGCTATTTGCTCGCTATGAATGATACATGTGCTTCTTTACCTAAAATACTAGGTTTCCCTATGAGATTCAGCGCATCGAATTCTTTTGACCAAACGGAAATGGCAGTGGATAGATAGTACCGTTTATCGTTGTTGTTCAATCCAGGACGTAGTGAAGGCCATTTTCAATTGATTGAAATTTGGACAGAATAGCACAAAAAGTATCCAACACAAACCGGGTTTGACACTATGATGTATGAACAAATTTCTTTGAATTGCGGAAGTCCGCGTGAGCGGGATTTATCCATTCATGTAAAACTGTCAATCTTAGACGCCTACTCGACTGCAACTGGTTAGACTTAATTGAATCAATGTGTACTTTTTTTGGAGATGAAGTAGGCTGGCAGGCTATACGTGACGTACTAAACGTACACACAGTAATGTACGATCTAACCGTATCCCTAGGGCATAAggctctaatctccaagcagatgtaagtatCCCGTTTGTTTTAGTATTTTATTCTAGTAATATATTTTTCAACGGTTCCTTTCTAAAAAATACAATACTAGAGAGGTACTAAATGTTACCAAAAAAGGCGTAAATTACCGAGAATGAGAtgcatccttacatctgcttagagattaataAGGCTCGACTTAAAGAGAAAGGAAGTTCATTTTGTGTCGGAAGTGACACATATGCATGCTGCATTTGCTGGCTTAAGTTGGCTCAACAAGTTTAGTACAGCAAAATGACTTGAGGTTGGAGTATTCTGATTATGTTAGAGTACCCAACCCGCTGACTAGTTCTAACTGTCTCATTTCACATgggaacctacatgtagcttatcaGTAGTGCAATGACCTTGAAatcttcctgtttttttttttttctatacctCTCGTTTCCATTTTGGTTCCCTCTCACTTTTCTGCCTCGAAAACCCTTCATACTCGATATACAGAAACACAACTACCATTACGCAGACATAGTCCCAAGCAAACTTTCGTCTTCaaaggaaaaaaggaagaagaaaaaacccgttcacacacaaaaaacgaatttttcTAAACCTTTCGTTTCCATTTTTGATTAGTTCACTCTTACATTTCTGCCTTTAAAACCCTTCATACTCGATATACAAAACCACAACTGCCATTACGCAGACTCGCACAGTCCCTAGCAAACTTTCGTCTTCAAAAGTAaaaggaagagaagaagaaagacacCGTCCACAAAcactaagaaaaataatttctctAAACCTCTCGTTTCCATTTTGGTTCCCTCTTACTTTTCTGGCTCGAAAACCCTTCATACAGAAACGCAACTACCATTACGCAGACAGCCCAAGCAAACTTTCGTCTTCAAAAGTAAAAGGAAGAAGAAAGTACACCATGTCCATTTATCATCAGTACTCGAACGGTGCCCGCCGCCAGCGTCACTCGCGGCTTGTAACCATTAAGACACTGCTTCCGACGCCACTCTCAGCCTCAACGTGTGATTTATCGTCCATCCCATGTCGTTAACCTCGCATGCTTCCTTTCAGGCCGTGACGATATAGCTCCGCGCATCATTTTCCATTAGGACTGATGCTAATGGTACTAGTACACTCATACACCACGCTTGCGTTTTACAAGTCGAACAAAGATAGATGACGGTAGCTTGCAAAGTTCTTCCATGTTGGCACTATTGAAGAAATCGGCCagattccttgacaaagacggGAGCTTTGCAGtgtaaaatttgggtaagtttcatctttaaaaaaattacaaggCAATGCAAACCTGCTTCAGAAAAATAGACAACCATTTTCCTATTAGTATGTTAAGATAGTCTCGCTTCTCAGACAGTCGGGCGCTGCTTTACTTATGCGCatattaagcccccctctcactggacccgcggcacgctggcggcgtcgctgcgtccgatcgaattgacaaagcactcaacgaatttcatcgtcaaaaaacgaatctttttaagcctcgtgtgttttgttgtctttttggtcatacttgtacgttttgaatgatattccaattataacgtaaagggtaacacaaatccagttcaggacgcagtgacgccgccagcgtgccgcgggtccactgAGAGGGGGCTGTTACCCCCTCAAAGAACAGTGCAAGTAGCCTGAATACCATCCTTTGAACTAACCGCTGGCTAAGCAAGAGAGAAGATTGAGCCAtcagttactacggaggatggtactaaTGCTTAACTTCAAGCGGCTGACAGTGAGAGCATTTATTCAAGGTTATGTATCGAGTGACTAGTGCGGTTTGAATATGAGGCCTCCAAAGCTGGTTGTCTGATCTCCCATCACAGAGGGAGACGGAATAACGGTACTTCAGTCTAAAGCAGCCCTACAGGATCGCGTGGTGGTTGTTTAAAGCATTCTAACTCagcacgtcaccggaacgtaatgcgtatacggcaattcgcctgctatttaaacctactgtaactgccgagtctctttcgtcctctttggtcaacgttgcatcaaagtaacagccgttgcataagatatgtctttgcacacaactaaatgaacctatctACGAAATATcaaccttaaacgcttacgttctgtcAACGTGCTTACTAACTCTAGAATCATCCaagcggaagtgacgtcacgtcTGGCGGCACTATTGCACAGCCGTTAGTTTTAAAGCAGCATACCGTTTCACCTGTTGTGAGAATAGCGCAACAGAGTTCCGAACATGGGCTGCTCGGTCGGGATATGCAGGGAACACAAAGTGAGAGAAACGAGGACGGGTTTGACGTGTGAATACTGCAACACGTACTGCGGAAACGACTCGGGATCGTACCTGGACTGTCTGGCGAACAACCACGATAGACAAGTTTGGGGCTGGCCGAGGCGCGCGCGCACACGCCCGTCCAAGCAGCAGCGGGACAGACTCATCTCCGACCTGACGCGTACCACCAACTTCCGCGAATCCGAAATCAAACACCTCTACAAACTCTTCCAGAAGGACTGCCCGAACGGTCTGCTAAAGGAGCAGCAGTTTGTCAGGTTTTACGTGGACTTCTTCCGCACCGGGTGTCGAGAGAAGAAGGCGGCTCTGGCCAGGAGGATTTTCCGCGCCTTCGATCACGACGCGACGGGTACGGTAGACTTTAGAGAGTACGT contains these protein-coding regions:
- the LOC136446253 gene encoding neurocalcin homolog, with the protein product MGCSVGICREHKVRETRTGLTCEYCNTYCGNDSGSYLDCLANNHDRQVWGWPRRARTRPSKQQRDRLISDLTRTTNFRESEIKHLYKLFQKDCPNGLLKEQQFVRFYVDFFRTGCREKKAALARRIFRAFDHDATGTVDFREYVCGMSALLRGSKVEKLKWAFRMYDLDGNGEVTKRELLNVLMLMNELRNPGAPEEETRQMEAQQEELISGIFNSLDIDHDGKLQLKEFVEGVRSNPELFKIL